ACGAACGACGCCTACCTGTCGGTGGACGCCGACGGCGTCGTGCTGGAGTGGAACCCGGCCGCGCAGAACCTGTTCGGGTTCGACCGGGAGGTGGCGGTCGGGTCCCGGCTGGACCGGCTGATCATTCCCTCCGGGGCCCAGAACCTCTACTCCGACGCGCTCTTCCCGGTGGGTGACGACGGCCTGGGCACCGCGCAGACGGGCGAGCGGTCGGAGCTGCCGGCCATCGACCGGCACGGGCGCACCTTCCCGGTGGAGATCTCCGCACAGGTCACCCGCACCGGCGTCCGCCCGGTCTGTCACGCGTTCGTGCACGACATCAGCGCCCGCCGCGCCCACCAGGAGGAACTGCGCCGCCAGGCCGAGCTGATCGACTGCGCCCCGGCGGCGATCGTGGTGCGCGACATGGACGGCACGATCCGCAGCTGGAACCGGGGCGCCGAGGACATGTACGGCTGGCCGGCCCAGGCGGTGATCGGCCGCAACATCCACCGGCTGCTGAGTACCGGCTTCCCGAAGGGACTTCCGCAGGTCGAGAGCACCCTGCTGGACGACGGGCACTGGCAGGGCGAGCTGCACCACCGGCGGGCGGACGGCGCCCGGCTGGTCGCGCTCAGCCAGCACGTGCTGCGCTCCACCGCGGACGGCATCGGGCAGGAGGTGATCGAGACCAACACCGACATCACCGAGCGCCGGCACGCCGAGGAACGACTCAGCGCCAGCGAGAGCCAGTTCCGGGTGCAGTTCCACCAGGCCACGATCGGGCAGACGATCATCGGCCTGGACGGCCGGTTCATCCGGGTGAACGAGGCCTTCGCCCGCATGCTCGGGTACTCGCCCGACGAGATGGTGGGGCTGGTCAACGCGTCGTTCACGCACCCGGACGACCAGGGCCGGGCGGCCCGGCAGCTGGCCGGGCTGTACTCCGGGGAGTACGACTCCTACGAGCACAGCAAGCGGCTGGTGCACCGGGACGGTCACGCGGTGGACGCCCAGGTGGGGGTGCGACTGGTGCGCGACGCGGACGGGCATCCGCTGCACCTGATCGGGTTCGTGCAGGACATCAGCGCGCAACTGGTGATCCAGCGCGAGCGCGACGAGGCCCTGGCCACCCTGGGCCGGCGAAACGTCCAGCTGGAAGACACCAATCACGACCTGGAGGGCGCCAACCAGCTGAAGCTCGACCTGATGGGCATGCTGTCGCACGACATCGGCGCTCCGCTGAGCACGATCATGGGCTACGGCGAGATCCTCACCGAGCCGGAGCAGCCGGACGTGGTCACCTCGGCCGCGGCGAAGATCGTGCGGGCGGCCCAGCGTATCGACCAGCTACGGCAGAACGTGCTGGCCATGTGCAGCAGCGACACGAACAAGCTCCAGGCCCACCGCGAGGTGGTGGGCCTGCGGCGGGCGCTGATCGAGGTGGTCGAGGCGGCCGAGACGGACGTGCCGGTGACCTGCCCGGAACACGTTCAGGTGCTGGTGAATCCGCAGCATCTCCAGCAGATCGTCACCAATTTTCTGACGAACGCGGCGAAGTACGGCGGGGGCGCGACGGCCGTCACGGTCACCACCGACGCCGGGTCGGCCACGATCGGCGTGCACGACGAGGGACCCGGGGTGCCCGCGGACGTGCGGGAGCACCTGTTCGAGCGATACACCCGGGCCGCGGACGCCGGGGCGGGCGGCACCGCCGGGCACGGGCTGGGCCTGCACATCGTGGCGAGCCTGGCCGAGGCCAACGGCGGAGCCGTCGGGCACCTCGACAACCGGCCCACCGGAAGCGTGTTCACGTTGCGGCTGGAGGCTGCCTACTGAAATGGTGGACGACGATGAGCTCTTTCCAAACTCATCGTCGTCCACCATTTTACTCCGCGCTCTTGACCGAGGCGTGCGCGACGGCGTGCACCACCGCCCACGACAGGGCGGTGTCGGCCACCTCTTCCCAGCCCGGCTCGGCGCACGTCCAGTGCGAGCGGCCGGGGAACTCGTGGTACTCGGTGAGGGCCGGTGACTTGTCGTACTTCTTGGCGTTGGCCTTGTTCACCGACGCCGGCATGATGTGGTCGGCGCCGCCGGAGATGAACAGCAGCGGGGCCCGGTCGGGCTTGGCGTAGTCCACCCAGGTCTCCTGGTGGCCCGGCTTGAAGTTGGCGAAAAGACCGTACTCCCAGACGAAGTGCCCGGCCGTCGGGATGTAGTAGCGGTCGTAGACGGCGTCCGACTCCTCACGGCTCAGCGTGTTCGCGAAGGCGTAGTGGAACTCGGCGGGGGTGAACCCGGCCTCCCGCTTGCGCGTGGCCGGGTTGCGCAGGATCGGGAACAGCGAGCGGGCCTGCGACACCGGCGTCACGCGCACCCCCTCGGTGGGCGCCGAGTCGATCACCACACCGGCGCTGCCCAGCCCCTTGGCCAGCAGCAACTGGGTCAGCGTGCCGCCGAAGGAGTGGCCGATGATGATCGGCGGCTTGTCCAGGGCCTCGATCACCGCCGAATGGTGCTCGATGATGGCCGGCACCCGCTGGTTCGCGATCACCTCGGGCTTCTCACGCAGCGCCTCGACCTCGATCTCGAAGCCCGGGTACGGCGGCACGATCACCTTGTAGCCCTTGGCCTCGTAGTACGGAACCCAGTGCTCCCAGCTGCGCGGTGTCATCCAGAGCCCGTGGACGAGCACCACGGTGTCCGGGGCGAACTCTTCACTCATCGACTCAGCTCCGAAAGTCGGCCGGCGTTCCCTCTCGCCCGAGTCTGGAAGATCATCACCGGCCCGGACAATGCCCTGACCGCAGAACGTGCGAAACACCGCATTTCGTCATACCTGGGGCGCGATACCACGGATCGTCGAAGGGGACGTTCGCGGCATACTGTTCATGTGACGTTCGGACTCATCGGTGGCCCTGAGAAGCGCGACATCATCCTCGTCGGGTACAGCGACTCGTGGCCATCACGGTTCCGGCAGGAACGTGACCGGATCGTCGCCGCCCTGGGCGAAAAGGCGGTCCGGGTGGATCATGTCGGCTCCACCTCGATCCCCGGCCTGACCGCCAAGCCGATCATCGACATCGACCTGAGCGTGAGCGACGCCGACGACGAGGCGGACTATCTGCCGCAGCTCCTGGCGGCCGGCTACGAGCTGCGGGTGCGCGAGCCCGACCACCGCCTGGTGCGCACCCCCGACGGTTCCGTGCACGTCCACATCTGCTCCACCGGCAGCGAGTGGGAGCGCCGTCACCTGCTGTTCCGGGACTGGCTGCGTCGCGACGTCTCCGACCGCGACGCCTATGCCGCCCTGAAAGTTCAGCTGGCGCAGCATGACTGGCCGGACACGAACGCCTACTCCGACGCCAAGGGCGGGCTGATCGCCGTCATCACCGACCGCGCCGAGTCCTGGGCGGCCGCCACCGGCTGGACGGTCTGGCGCTCCTAGCTATGACTAGCTCAGGTCGCCGACCTTGACGTAGCTCGGGATGCTGATGCAGCCGGCCTGCTTGCCGACCTCCTCGAGGCCCTCCAGGTCGCCCGCGGCGAAGCCGTCGGGGGTGGACTTGGACAGCACCGGGTACATCAGCTCGCCCTTCTTCTTCGCGTCGCCGAGACCGGTGACGTGGCCGAGCTCGTGCAGCACCACGTTGCCCCGGGTCAGGCCGGCGCCGAAGCCCTCCGCGAGGTTCTCGATCCTGGTGGCGTCGAGCAGCACCTGACCGCGCACCGCCGCGGCGCCTTCCTCGTCGTTGTCGAACCAGCTGGTCCAGAGCACGCCGCCCCAGGCCGGGTAGTCCTCCTCCATCTGGAAGTCGGTGTCGCTCTGCGGCTTCACCACGGCCACGACGATCTCGGCCGGCTGCTGCTGGATGGTGTCTTTCTGCGGCACGAAGTCGGTGTCACCGCGGTAGCGGTAGATGATGCCGGTGGCGGCGTGCAGCTTCTTGAACGACTCCATGATGGTCCGCAGCATCTCCTTGTGCTCGGACTCGGGCAGGCCGACCAGGTTCACCCGGTAGCTGACCACGCGCTGGCAGGGGTTCCAGCGGATGTTGGACGCCTTGCCGCTGTGCAGGTCGGCCCGCATCAGTGAGTACGAGCCGGCGTCGTAGGTCTCGGTGTCGGTGCTGGTCATCAGGCCGACGTCGTTGCTGGTGATGCTGCTGACCTGGTAGGCCGACGAGTGCGTGACCTCGCTGGTCTCGTGCACCGTGGCGGCCTCGACGGCGGTGGGCACGATCTGGGGGGCGATGAGCAGGCCCGCCCCGACCAGGGCGGCGATGCCGAGCCCCGTCCACTCGATCCGCTTCTTCACCGTCATGTCGCGCCAGCGCACCGTAAGAACCCCGTCTCTCGTCGTCATCATCCGGACCTGTGTGGTCACTGTGTGTGATTCGAGAGTCGGGCATGATGCGTGACGGGGGGTACCTGCCGATCGGGTGAAGGAGTCGCGTGCCGACCCCGGCCCGTCACGGTACGTGTCACGCAGCAGGCGTTTTCACGCTCAGCTGCTGAGCCGGCCGGGTGACGGCACCGGGTCGGCCGCCCGGAGCGGCCTACCCCGCCATCGGCCCCGAACGGCCCAGCAGCCCGGGCAACTCGAGCAGGGTCTTGATCACCGGGACCTGCTGGTGCCGCACCGCCCGGACCGTCATCGGTTCGCCCCCGCATGGCCCGTCATGTCTCCGGCCCGCCCGCGGTCTCGTAGCGCCAGAACGACCGGACCGTCACCCCGATCCCGGCCACGACCACCAGACAGGCCAGTCCTCCGCCGACCCATGAGATGGTCGGCGAGGTCAGTGACGCCATGCCACCGGCCCGGGCGTCGCCGAGTCGCGGTCCGCCGGCGACCACCGTGACGAAGACGCCCTGCATGCGTCCACGCATCTCGTCGGGCGCGAAGGTCTGGAGGATGGTCTGCCGCAGCACCGCGCTGACCAGGTCGGCCGCCCCGGCCACCGCGAGCAGAGCGAACACCACCCACAGCTGCTGCCCGACGCCGGCCAGGGCCACCGCCACGCCCCAGGCCATGACAGCCAGGATCAGCGCCCGCCCCTGCCGCCGCACCCGGCCGATCCAGCCGCCCAGCAGACCGGCCACGACCGACCCGACGGCGATGGCCGCGTAGAGCGGGCCGACGTCGCCGCCGAACCGCTCCTCCGCGATCGCCGGGAACAGCGCCGTGGGCATGGCCAGCACCATGGCGCAGATGTCGACCAGGAACGACATCCACAGCATCGGGCTGCGGGCGATGAACGCCAGGCCCTCGACGACCGACCGCAGGCCGAGCGAGGTTCCGGTGCCGGACGGCGGGATCGGCGGGAGCTCGAAGCCGGCCCACAGCGCGGCGGTGAACAGCACGGCGTCGATGCCGTAGGCGTAGAGGTAGCCGTGGTGGAGGCCGAGCAGGGCACCGGCCAGCAACGGCCCGGCCACCTGGCCGATGTTGCCCATCGTGTAGTTCAGGGCGTTCGCGGCGGGAACCAGGACGGGTTCGACCAGACGCGGCACGATCGCCCCACGGGTGGACGACGAAACCGCGAAACCCCCGGCCTGCACGAAGATCAGGGCTAGGATCACCCAGGGCTTGCGCAGGCCGAGCAGGGTCTGCGCGAACAGGGCCAGCGTGACCGCCCAGGTGACGCAGGACGAGGACAGGTACAGCTTGCGCCGGTCCACCGCGTCGGCGATCGCCCCGCCGTAGAGCCCGAACGCGACCACCGGGATCAGCCCCGCCAGCCCGACCAGGCCGACGTAGAACGACGAGCCGGTGATGTCGTACATCTGGACGGCCACCGCCGTCGCCGTCAGCATCGACCCGACGAAGGCCGCACTTTGGCCGATCAGCATGCGCCGGTAGGGCAGCACCGCCAGCGGCCGGGTGTCGAGCCCGATCCGGCGCAGCAGAGCCGGTTTCGCCACCGTCCCGACCGGCCGGGTGATCTCCGCGGCGCCCGGCGGCTCACCGGCTGACCCCACGGTGCCGCCGTGCTGGATCTCATCGGTGCCGGGAGTGTCGCTCGTGGCCGTCACCGCCAGGCCGCCAGCAGAATGCGGGTGTGCTCGCGCACCAGCCGCCCGGGCATGGCCTGGCCCGTGGTGAGCACATGCGTCAGCACCGGCCCCATCACCTGCGCCACGGCCAGCGCGTTCTCCGGCATACCCGGCGCGTGCACCCGCACCCGGTCGAGCACCACGACGGTCGGCGCGGTGAGCAGGTCGGCCCGGTGCACCAGATCGGCCACCTGCGGGTCGTGCTGCGCCTCGCCGATCAGCGCGCGACAGGCCAGACCGGGTGGCTCCTCGGTCAGGAATCGCCCGAGAAGCTCCAGGTAGGAGGCAAGTTCGTGGTGCGGATCGGGGTGCGGCGCGACCACCAGCTCGTCCGTCGCGTCCTGGGTGCAGGCCTCGACCAGGATCTCG
The sequence above is drawn from the Kineosporia corallincola genome and encodes:
- a CDS encoding sensor histidine kinase, which encodes MNPVRPVLDPRRIRAVEGTGLLHRPPAPGLERLTRLAARLLNAPVVLVSLVTGDRQVFVSQLGLPQPWSDAGETPLTHSFCQHVVDSDAPLVVSDARENDLVKDNLAVSDIGVTSYAGMPIRLDSGTYGAFCAIDAEPREWTPQELEILEDLAAEIALEQAAREAQESSATFRAILTATNDAYLSVDADGVVLEWNPAAQNLFGFDREVAVGSRLDRLIIPSGAQNLYSDALFPVGDDGLGTAQTGERSELPAIDRHGRTFPVEISAQVTRTGVRPVCHAFVHDISARRAHQEELRRQAELIDCAPAAIVVRDMDGTIRSWNRGAEDMYGWPAQAVIGRNIHRLLSTGFPKGLPQVESTLLDDGHWQGELHHRRADGARLVALSQHVLRSTADGIGQEVIETNTDITERRHAEERLSASESQFRVQFHQATIGQTIIGLDGRFIRVNEAFARMLGYSPDEMVGLVNASFTHPDDQGRAARQLAGLYSGEYDSYEHSKRLVHRDGHAVDAQVGVRLVRDADGHPLHLIGFVQDISAQLVIQRERDEALATLGRRNVQLEDTNHDLEGANQLKLDLMGMLSHDIGAPLSTIMGYGEILTEPEQPDVVTSAAAKIVRAAQRIDQLRQNVLAMCSSDTNKLQAHREVVGLRRALIEVVEAAETDVPVTCPEHVQVLVNPQHLQQIVTNFLTNAAKYGGGATAVTVTTDAGSATIGVHDEGPGVPADVREHLFERYTRAADAGAGGTAGHGLGLHIVASLAEANGGAVGHLDNRPTGSVFTLRLEAAY
- a CDS encoding alpha/beta hydrolase; the encoded protein is MSEEFAPDTVVLVHGLWMTPRSWEHWVPYYEAKGYKVIVPPYPGFEIEVEALREKPEVIANQRVPAIIEHHSAVIEALDKPPIIIGHSFGGTLTQLLLAKGLGSAGVVIDSAPTEGVRVTPVSQARSLFPILRNPATRKREAGFTPAEFHYAFANTLSREESDAVYDRYYIPTAGHFVWEYGLFANFKPGHQETWVDYAKPDRAPLLFISGGADHIMPASVNKANAKKYDKSPALTEYHEFPGRSHWTCAEPGWEEVADTALSWAVVHAVAHASVKSAE
- a CDS encoding GrpB family protein; amino-acid sequence: MTFGLIGGPEKRDIILVGYSDSWPSRFRQERDRIVAALGEKAVRVDHVGSTSIPGLTAKPIIDIDLSVSDADDEADYLPQLLAAGYELRVREPDHRLVRTPDGSVHVHICSTGSEWERRHLLFRDWLRRDVSDRDAYAALKVQLAQHDWPDTNAYSDAKGGLIAVITDRAESWAAATGWTVWRS
- a CDS encoding matrixin family metalloprotease, coding for MMTTRDGVLTVRWRDMTVKKRIEWTGLGIAALVGAGLLIAPQIVPTAVEAATVHETSEVTHSSAYQVSSITSNDVGLMTSTDTETYDAGSYSLMRADLHSGKASNIRWNPCQRVVSYRVNLVGLPESEHKEMLRTIMESFKKLHAATGIIYRYRGDTDFVPQKDTIQQQPAEIVVAVVKPQSDTDFQMEEDYPAWGGVLWTSWFDNDEEGAAAVRGQVLLDATRIENLAEGFGAGLTRGNVVLHELGHVTGLGDAKKKGELMYPVLSKSTPDGFAAGDLEGLEEVGKQAGCISIPSYVKVGDLS
- a CDS encoding MFS transporter; its protein translation is MTATSDTPGTDEIQHGGTVGSAGEPPGAAEITRPVGTVAKPALLRRIGLDTRPLAVLPYRRMLIGQSAAFVGSMLTATAVAVQMYDITGSSFYVGLVGLAGLIPVVAFGLYGGAIADAVDRRKLYLSSSCVTWAVTLALFAQTLLGLRKPWVILALIFVQAGGFAVSSSTRGAIVPRLVEPVLVPAANALNYTMGNIGQVAGPLLAGALLGLHHGYLYAYGIDAVLFTAALWAGFELPPIPPSGTGTSLGLRSVVEGLAFIARSPMLWMSFLVDICAMVLAMPTALFPAIAEERFGGDVGPLYAAIAVGSVVAGLLGGWIGRVRRQGRALILAVMAWGVAVALAGVGQQLWVVFALLAVAGAADLVSAVLRQTILQTFAPDEMRGRMQGVFVTVVAGGPRLGDARAGGMASLTSPTISWVGGGLACLVVVAGIGVTVRSFWRYETAGGPET
- a CDS encoding TetR/AcrR family transcriptional regulator; its protein translation is MNVSAAPGRPRSEEARQAVLDAVDDLLVEVGYAAMTMKNIAERAGVGRPTVYRWWSGKAEILVEACTQDATDELVVAPHPDPHHELASYLELLGRFLTEEPPGLACRALIGEAQHDPQVADLVHRADLLTAPTVVVLDRVRVHAPGMPENALAVAQVMGPVLTHVLTTGQAMPGRLVREHTRILLAAWR